A genome region from Magnolia sinica isolate HGM2019 chromosome 8, MsV1, whole genome shotgun sequence includes the following:
- the LOC131252832 gene encoding 4-hydroxy-tetrahydrodipicolinate synthase, chloroplastic-like isoform X4 → MLRNYNLCTRDAAFQLPLHAGPNTRVRKNGRWRSPKAAVIPNFHLPMRSFEVKNRTSIEDINKLRLITAIKTPYLPDGRFDLEAYDALMHMQIVNGAEGVIVGGTTGEGHLMSWDEHIMLIGHTVNCFGGSIKVIGNTGSNSTREAIHASEQGFAVGMHAALHINPYYGKTSLQGMVSHFENVLSMGPTIIYNVPSRTGQDIPPSVINTLAQNINLAGVKECMGNDRIKEYTEKGMVIWSGNDDQCHDARWAYGACGVISVTSNLVPGLVHELMFGGKNATLNSKLMPLIEWLFHEPNPIALNTALAQLGVVRPVFRLPYVPLPLSRRVEFVQIVKDLGRENFVGEKDVQILDDDDFMLVGRY, encoded by the exons ATGTTGAGGAATTATAATCTGTGCACCAGAGATGCAGCCTTTCAGCTGCCTCTACATGCTGGGCCTAATACCCGTGTGAG GAAAAATGGAAGATGGAGGTCCCCAAAAGCTGCAGTCATCCCCAACTTTCATCTTCCAATGCGGAGTTTTGAAGTTAAAAATAG GACATCAATCGAGGATATAAATAAGCTTAGGTTGATCACAGCCATCAAGACCCCATATCTACCGGATGGGAGATTCGATCTTGAAGCTTACGATGCCTTGATGCACATGCAGATTGTAAACGGTGCTGAAGGTGTGATCGTGGGGGGCACAACAGGTGAAGGTCACCTTATGAGCTGGGATGAACACATCATGCTCATTGGTCACACGGTCAATTGCTTTGGTGGATCAATCAAGGTGATTGGGAACACCGGAAGCAACTCAACAAGAGAAGCAATCCATGCATCTGAACAGGGTTTTGCTGTGGGGATGCATGCGGCCCTTCATATCAATCCTTATTACGGGAAGACGTCCTTGCAGGGGATGGTATCTCATTTTGAGAACGTGCTTTCGATGGGCCCCACGATCATTTACAATGTTCCATCAAGGACAGGACAAGATATTCCGCCCTCTGTGATCAACACCCTTGCACAAAACATCAACCTGGCTGGTGTCAAGGAGTGCATGGGCAACGATCGGATCAAAGAGTACACCGAAAAAGGAATGGTGATATGGAGTGGCAACGATGATCAGTGCCATGATGCTAGGTGGGCATATGGAGCTTGTGGGGTCATATCTGTTACTAGCAACCTTGTTCCAGGGTTGGTGCATGAGCTCATGTTTGGAGGAAAAAATGCTACTTTAAATTCGAAGCTTATGCCACTGATTGAATGGTTATTCCATGAGCCGAACCCCATTGCTCTGAACACGGCCCTGGCGCAGCTGGGAGTGGTTAGGCCAGTTTTCCGGTTGCCGTACGTACCTCTTCCGCTTTCTAGGAGGGTGGAATTCGTCCAAATAGTCAAGGACCTCGGGCGGGAGAATTTTGTGGGAGAGAAAGATGTACAAATTCTCGATGATGATGATTTTATGTTGGTGGGCCGGTATTAG
- the LOC131252832 gene encoding 4-hydroxy-tetrahydrodipicolinate synthase, chloroplastic-like isoform X3 — translation MDQPALKDLWISYADVHSPQAYYHATSFLKTSCMKNGRWRSPKAAVIPNFHLPMRSFEVKNRTSIEDINKLRLITAIKTPYLPDGRFDLEAYDALMHMQIVNGAEGVIVGGTTGEGHLMSWDEHIMLIGHTVNCFGGSIKVIGNTGSNSTREAIHASEQGFAVGMHAALHINPYYGKTSLQGMVSHFENVLSMGPTIIYNVPSRTGQDIPPSVINTLAQNINLAGVKECMGNDRIKEYTEKGMVIWSGNDDQCHDARWAYGACGVISVTSNLVPGLVHELMFGGKNATLNSKLMPLIEWLFHEPNPIALNTALAQLGVVRPVFRLPYVPLPLSRRVEFVQIVKDLGRENFVGEKDVQILDDDDFMLVGRY, via the exons ATGGATCAACCAGCTTTGAAGGATTTATGGATAAGCTATGCTGATGTTCACT CACCACAAGCATACTATCACGCAACCTCTTTCCTCAAGACAAGTTGCAT GAAAAATGGAAGATGGAGGTCCCCAAAAGCTGCAGTCATCCCCAACTTTCATCTTCCAATGCGGAGTTTTGAAGTTAAAAATAG GACATCAATCGAGGATATAAATAAGCTTAGGTTGATCACAGCCATCAAGACCCCATATCTACCGGATGGGAGATTCGATCTTGAAGCTTACGATGCCTTGATGCACATGCAGATTGTAAACGGTGCTGAAGGTGTGATCGTGGGGGGCACAACAGGTGAAGGTCACCTTATGAGCTGGGATGAACACATCATGCTCATTGGTCACACGGTCAATTGCTTTGGTGGATCAATCAAGGTGATTGGGAACACCGGAAGCAACTCAACAAGAGAAGCAATCCATGCATCTGAACAGGGTTTTGCTGTGGGGATGCATGCGGCCCTTCATATCAATCCTTATTACGGGAAGACGTCCTTGCAGGGGATGGTATCTCATTTTGAGAACGTGCTTTCGATGGGCCCCACGATCATTTACAATGTTCCATCAAGGACAGGACAAGATATTCCGCCCTCTGTGATCAACACCCTTGCACAAAACATCAACCTGGCTGGTGTCAAGGAGTGCATGGGCAACGATCGGATCAAAGAGTACACCGAAAAAGGAATGGTGATATGGAGTGGCAACGATGATCAGTGCCATGATGCTAGGTGGGCATATGGAGCTTGTGGGGTCATATCTGTTACTAGCAACCTTGTTCCAGGGTTGGTGCATGAGCTCATGTTTGGAGGAAAAAATGCTACTTTAAATTCGAAGCTTATGCCACTGATTGAATGGTTATTCCATGAGCCGAACCCCATTGCTCTGAACACGGCCCTGGCGCAGCTGGGAGTGGTTAGGCCAGTTTTCCGGTTGCCGTACGTACCTCTTCCGCTTTCTAGGAGGGTGGAATTCGTCCAAATAGTCAAGGACCTCGGGCGGGAGAATTTTGTGGGAGAGAAAGATGTACAAATTCTCGATGATGATGATTTTATGTTGGTGGGCCGGTATTAG
- the LOC131252832 gene encoding 4-hydroxy-tetrahydrodipicolinate synthase, chloroplastic-like isoform X1, whose translation MILTSLGALSVHAKLLHVTAHSTTSILSRNLFPQDKLHVFHYHHIYGAYNSFLLLDPSYSFCCFLSENIRKNGRWRSPKAAVIPNFHLPMRSFEVKNRTSIEDINKLRLITAIKTPYLPDGRFDLEAYDALMHMQIVNGAEGVIVGGTTGEGHLMSWDEHIMLIGHTVNCFGGSIKVIGNTGSNSTREAIHASEQGFAVGMHAALHINPYYGKTSLQGMVSHFENVLSMGPTIIYNVPSRTGQDIPPSVINTLAQNINLAGVKECMGNDRIKEYTEKGMVIWSGNDDQCHDARWAYGACGVISVTSNLVPGLVHELMFGGKNATLNSKLMPLIEWLFHEPNPIALNTALAQLGVVRPVFRLPYVPLPLSRRVEFVQIVKDLGRENFVGEKDVQILDDDDFMLVGRY comes from the exons ATGATACTAACCAGTTTAGGTGCACTTTCTGTCCATGCCAAATTGTTACATGTAACTGCCCATAGCACCACAAGCATACTATCACGCAACCTCTTTCCTCAAGACAAGTTGCATGTATTTCATTATCATCATATTTATGGTGCCTAtaattcatttcttcttc TTGATCCTTCTTATtcattctgttgttttctttctgaAAATATCAGGAAAAATGGAAGATGGAGGTCCCCAAAAGCTGCAGTCATCCCCAACTTTCATCTTCCAATGCGGAGTTTTGAAGTTAAAAATAG GACATCAATCGAGGATATAAATAAGCTTAGGTTGATCACAGCCATCAAGACCCCATATCTACCGGATGGGAGATTCGATCTTGAAGCTTACGATGCCTTGATGCACATGCAGATTGTAAACGGTGCTGAAGGTGTGATCGTGGGGGGCACAACAGGTGAAGGTCACCTTATGAGCTGGGATGAACACATCATGCTCATTGGTCACACGGTCAATTGCTTTGGTGGATCAATCAAGGTGATTGGGAACACCGGAAGCAACTCAACAAGAGAAGCAATCCATGCATCTGAACAGGGTTTTGCTGTGGGGATGCATGCGGCCCTTCATATCAATCCTTATTACGGGAAGACGTCCTTGCAGGGGATGGTATCTCATTTTGAGAACGTGCTTTCGATGGGCCCCACGATCATTTACAATGTTCCATCAAGGACAGGACAAGATATTCCGCCCTCTGTGATCAACACCCTTGCACAAAACATCAACCTGGCTGGTGTCAAGGAGTGCATGGGCAACGATCGGATCAAAGAGTACACCGAAAAAGGAATGGTGATATGGAGTGGCAACGATGATCAGTGCCATGATGCTAGGTGGGCATATGGAGCTTGTGGGGTCATATCTGTTACTAGCAACCTTGTTCCAGGGTTGGTGCATGAGCTCATGTTTGGAGGAAAAAATGCTACTTTAAATTCGAAGCTTATGCCACTGATTGAATGGTTATTCCATGAGCCGAACCCCATTGCTCTGAACACGGCCCTGGCGCAGCTGGGAGTGGTTAGGCCAGTTTTCCGGTTGCCGTACGTACCTCTTCCGCTTTCTAGGAGGGTGGAATTCGTCCAAATAGTCAAGGACCTCGGGCGGGAGAATTTTGTGGGAGAGAAAGATGTACAAATTCTCGATGATGATGATTTTATGTTGGTGGGCCGGTATTAG
- the LOC131252832 gene encoding 4-hydroxy-tetrahydrodipicolinate synthase, chloroplastic-like isoform X2: MILTSLGALSVHAKLLHVTAHSTTSILSRNLFPQDKLHVFHYHHIYGNSFLLVDPSYSFCCFLSENIRKNGRWRSPKAAVIPNFHLPMRSFEVKNRTSIEDINKLRLITAIKTPYLPDGRFDLEAYDALMHMQIVNGAEGVIVGGTTGEGHLMSWDEHIMLIGHTVNCFGGSIKVIGNTGSNSTREAIHASEQGFAVGMHAALHINPYYGKTSLQGMVSHFENVLSMGPTIIYNVPSRTGQDIPPSVINTLAQNINLAGVKECMGNDRIKEYTEKGMVIWSGNDDQCHDARWAYGACGVISVTSNLVPGLVHELMFGGKNATLNSKLMPLIEWLFHEPNPIALNTALAQLGVVRPVFRLPYVPLPLSRRVEFVQIVKDLGRENFVGEKDVQILDDDDFMLVGRY; the protein is encoded by the exons ATGATACTAACCAGTTTAGGTGCACTTTCTGTCCATGCCAAATTGTTACATGTAACTGCCCATAGCACCACAAGCATACTATCACGCAACCTCTTTCCTCAAGACAAGTTGCATGTATTTCATTATCATCATATTTATG ggaattcaTTTCTTCTTGTTGATCCTTCTTATtcattctgttgttttctttctgaAAATATCAGGAAAAATGGAAGATGGAGGTCCCCAAAAGCTGCAGTCATCCCCAACTTTCATCTTCCAATGCGGAGTTTTGAAGTTAAAAATAG GACATCAATCGAGGATATAAATAAGCTTAGGTTGATCACAGCCATCAAGACCCCATATCTACCGGATGGGAGATTCGATCTTGAAGCTTACGATGCCTTGATGCACATGCAGATTGTAAACGGTGCTGAAGGTGTGATCGTGGGGGGCACAACAGGTGAAGGTCACCTTATGAGCTGGGATGAACACATCATGCTCATTGGTCACACGGTCAATTGCTTTGGTGGATCAATCAAGGTGATTGGGAACACCGGAAGCAACTCAACAAGAGAAGCAATCCATGCATCTGAACAGGGTTTTGCTGTGGGGATGCATGCGGCCCTTCATATCAATCCTTATTACGGGAAGACGTCCTTGCAGGGGATGGTATCTCATTTTGAGAACGTGCTTTCGATGGGCCCCACGATCATTTACAATGTTCCATCAAGGACAGGACAAGATATTCCGCCCTCTGTGATCAACACCCTTGCACAAAACATCAACCTGGCTGGTGTCAAGGAGTGCATGGGCAACGATCGGATCAAAGAGTACACCGAAAAAGGAATGGTGATATGGAGTGGCAACGATGATCAGTGCCATGATGCTAGGTGGGCATATGGAGCTTGTGGGGTCATATCTGTTACTAGCAACCTTGTTCCAGGGTTGGTGCATGAGCTCATGTTTGGAGGAAAAAATGCTACTTTAAATTCGAAGCTTATGCCACTGATTGAATGGTTATTCCATGAGCCGAACCCCATTGCTCTGAACACGGCCCTGGCGCAGCTGGGAGTGGTTAGGCCAGTTTTCCGGTTGCCGTACGTACCTCTTCCGCTTTCTAGGAGGGTGGAATTCGTCCAAATAGTCAAGGACCTCGGGCGGGAGAATTTTGTGGGAGAGAAAGATGTACAAATTCTCGATGATGATGATTTTATGTTGGTGGGCCGGTATTAG
- the LOC131252832 gene encoding 4-hydroxy-tetrahydrodipicolinate synthase, chloroplastic-like isoform X5 gives MRSFEVKNRTSIEDINKLRLITAIKTPYLPDGRFDLEAYDALMHMQIVNGAEGVIVGGTTGEGHLMSWDEHIMLIGHTVNCFGGSIKVIGNTGSNSTREAIHASEQGFAVGMHAALHINPYYGKTSLQGMVSHFENVLSMGPTIIYNVPSRTGQDIPPSVINTLAQNINLAGVKECMGNDRIKEYTEKGMVIWSGNDDQCHDARWAYGACGVISVTSNLVPGLVHELMFGGKNATLNSKLMPLIEWLFHEPNPIALNTALAQLGVVRPVFRLPYVPLPLSRRVEFVQIVKDLGRENFVGEKDVQILDDDDFMLVGRY, from the exons ATGCGGAGTTTTGAAGTTAAAAATAG GACATCAATCGAGGATATAAATAAGCTTAGGTTGATCACAGCCATCAAGACCCCATATCTACCGGATGGGAGATTCGATCTTGAAGCTTACGATGCCTTGATGCACATGCAGATTGTAAACGGTGCTGAAGGTGTGATCGTGGGGGGCACAACAGGTGAAGGTCACCTTATGAGCTGGGATGAACACATCATGCTCATTGGTCACACGGTCAATTGCTTTGGTGGATCAATCAAGGTGATTGGGAACACCGGAAGCAACTCAACAAGAGAAGCAATCCATGCATCTGAACAGGGTTTTGCTGTGGGGATGCATGCGGCCCTTCATATCAATCCTTATTACGGGAAGACGTCCTTGCAGGGGATGGTATCTCATTTTGAGAACGTGCTTTCGATGGGCCCCACGATCATTTACAATGTTCCATCAAGGACAGGACAAGATATTCCGCCCTCTGTGATCAACACCCTTGCACAAAACATCAACCTGGCTGGTGTCAAGGAGTGCATGGGCAACGATCGGATCAAAGAGTACACCGAAAAAGGAATGGTGATATGGAGTGGCAACGATGATCAGTGCCATGATGCTAGGTGGGCATATGGAGCTTGTGGGGTCATATCTGTTACTAGCAACCTTGTTCCAGGGTTGGTGCATGAGCTCATGTTTGGAGGAAAAAATGCTACTTTAAATTCGAAGCTTATGCCACTGATTGAATGGTTATTCCATGAGCCGAACCCCATTGCTCTGAACACGGCCCTGGCGCAGCTGGGAGTGGTTAGGCCAGTTTTCCGGTTGCCGTACGTACCTCTTCCGCTTTCTAGGAGGGTGGAATTCGTCCAAATAGTCAAGGACCTCGGGCGGGAGAATTTTGTGGGAGAGAAAGATGTACAAATTCTCGATGATGATGATTTTATGTTGGTGGGCCGGTATTAG
- the LOC131252830 gene encoding pentatricopeptide repeat-containing protein At5g59600-like, with the protein MHRPLSVVFKKIVSAARASIRHRTFQTRPDPYATYLEICARDRSLESGRNLHAHLLVNGLARSAHLSSKLINFYTRCGHLSAARRLFDEMSKTNLSRWIILITAYSRHGFHKETLDLFYEMQRQGLRPNEYILCSVIRACANTSNLKAGEQIHLIVLHYSIDSDAFIGTALINLYSKCGRFDNVCRVFDRMLVKDLVAWNAIVSGYALHGFSKIALGLFGKMRLMGLRPDLITWNAMIAGFAQVGDVAMSLNLFEMMLGDGIEPDVVSWTSVISGFVQNFHNEEAFDMFRRMMGSRVWPSSVTISGLLPACSNVADSRHGQEIHGYALVIGVEEDVFVSSSLIDMYAKCGFIFEAAKLFGKMHERNTVSWNSMIFGYANHGFCDKAIELFYEMVRKENVKPDHLTFTAVFTACCHAGMVEVGQKLFNSMQEEYGIEARLEHYACIVDLLGRAGKVTEAYDLVKTMHVEPDSFVWGALLGACRHHRNVELAKVAASHLFELEPGSAGSSVLLSNVFADAGRYEDAARLKKMVKRKKLIRSLGCSWMEAT; encoded by the coding sequence ATGCATCGTCCTCTCTCTGTAGTATTCAAAAAGATCGTGTCCGCGGCACGAGCTTCAATCAGACACCGCACATTTCAAACCCGTCCCGATCCGTACGCAACCTATCTCGAGATCTGTGCACGCGATCGATCTCTCGAATCGGGTCGGAATCTCCACGCCCATCTTCTCGTCAACGGTCTCGCTCGCTCGGCCCACCTCTCCTCAAAACTCATCAACTTCTACACGCGATGTGGCCACCTTTCTGCCGCCCGACGCCTGTTCGACGAAATGTCCAAAACAAACCTCAGccgttggatcatcctcattACTGCCTATTCCCGCCATGGCTTCCACAAAGAGACCTTGGATCTTTTTTATGAAATGCAGAGACAAGGCCTCAGACCGAATGAATACATTCTCTGCAGTGTCATTAGAGCTTGCGCGAACACTTCCAATCTAAAAGCTGGAGAACAGATACACTTAATCGTTCTCCATTATTCTATTGATTCTGATGCTTTCATTGGAACCGCTTTGATCAACCTCTACTCGAAATGCGGCAGATTTGACAACGTCTGCCGGGTGTTCGATAGAATGCTTGTGAAAGATCTAGTGGCTTGGAATGCGATTGTCTCGGGCTATGCCCTGCATGGGTTTTCGAAAATTGCATTGGGTTTGTTCGGAAAAATGCGGTTGATGGGATTGAGACCGGATTTAATCACGTGGAATGCTATGATTGCGGGTTTCGCACAGGTGGGTGACGTTGCGATGTCTTTGAATTTGTTTGAAATGATGTTGGGTGATGGAATTGAGCCTGATGTCGTATCTTGGACGTCAGTGATATCTGGGTTCGTGCAGAATTTCCATAATGAGGAGGCCTTTGATATGTTTCGACGGATGATGGGTTCTAGAGTCTGGCCAAGTTCAGTTACGATTAGTGGTCTTTTGCCAGCTTGTTCCAATGTGGCAGATTCAAGACATGGACAGGAGATCCATGGGTATGCTTTGGTTATTGGGGTTGAGGAAGATGTATTTGTTAGCAGCTCTCTGATTGATATGTACGCGAAATGCGGGTTCATATTTGAAGCGGCGAAGTTGTTTGGCAAGATGCATGAGAGGAATACGGTTTCCTGGAATTCTATGATATTTGGATACGCCAATCATGGGTTTTGTGACAAAGCAATTGAGCTTTTTTATGAGATGGTGAGGAAAGAGAATGTGAAGCCAGATCACCTGACATTTACAGCAGTTTTTACCGCTTGTTGTCATGCTGGGATGGTTGAAGTTGGACAGAAGTTATTCAATTCGATGCAAGAAGAGTATGGGATTGAGGCAAGGTTAGAGCATTATGCATGCATTGTTGATCTTCTCGGTCGAGCAGGGAAGGTCACAGAAGCATATGATTTGGTTAAGACAATGCATGTGGAGCCTGATTCGTTTGTGTGGGGAGCATTACTAGGGGCGTGCCGGCATCACAGGAATGTTGAACTGGCAAAGGTTGCGGCTTCACATCTGTTTGAGCTTGAGCCGGGGAGCGCTGGGAGCTCTGTGCTATTATCAAATGTATTTGCAGATGCTGGAAGATACGAAGATGCTGCAAGGTTGAAGAAGATGGTCAAAAGGAAGAAGCTGATAAGAAGTCTGGGGTGTAGTTGGATGGAAGCTACTTAA